In Oryza brachyantha chromosome 1, ObraRS2, whole genome shotgun sequence, the following are encoded in one genomic region:
- the LOC121054973 gene encoding protein LIM1-like — MAGGRKASGGTAAAAAMAVALLALLVAAGEAGMCNVDQGTVVSQCMPACTGGGAGGAPSQACCAALANADFGCLCRTYWGRLKNTKYGSCAMAIPTECGIPGAPRSC; from the coding sequence ATGGCCGGCGGGAGGAaggcgagcggcggcacggcggcggcggcggccatggcggtggCGCTGCTGGCCCTGCTCGTCGCGGCGGGCGAGGCCGGGATGTGCAACGTCGACCAGGGCACGGTGGTGAGCCAGTGCATGCCCGCCtgcacgggcggcggcgccggcggcgcgccgagCCAGGCGTGCTGCGCCGCGCTGGCGAACGCCGACTTCGGCTGCCTCTGCCGCACCTACTGGGGCAGGCTCAAGAACACCAAGTACGGCAGCTGCGCCATGGCGATCCCCACCGAGTGCGGCATCCCGGGCGCGCCCAGGTCGTGCTAA